The following proteins are encoded in a genomic region of Mycolicibacterium rutilum:
- a CDS encoding contact-dependent growth inhibition system immunity protein has product MALVLESFNDDSISRELYQFLAANFHQDWDLEADDWQGIVDNYIDEDPTPGPLLLLAEQIDELRGSRQEPQLNEFLVRQVGVDYSPTPLSYGEWLKEIANRLRLRITQTGPGTPTPQD; this is encoded by the coding sequence ATGGCGTTAGTGTTGGAAAGCTTCAACGACGATTCCATCTCTCGCGAGCTGTACCAGTTTCTCGCTGCCAATTTTCATCAGGACTGGGACCTGGAAGCTGACGACTGGCAGGGAATCGTTGACAACTATATCGACGAAGATCCCACTCCCGGGCCCCTGCTGCTGTTGGCTGAGCAGATTGACGAGCTCCGTGGGTCTCGTCAAGAGCCGCAGCTGAACGAATTTCTCGTCCGTCAAGTCGGTGTGGACTACAGCCCAACACCGTTGTCCTACGGTGAATGGTTGAAGGAGATCGCTAATCGGCTCCGGCTGCGAATCACCCAGACCGGACCTGGGACTCCAACTCCGCAAGATTGA
- a CDS encoding contact-dependent growth inhibition system immunity protein yields MNEGSISTELAQFFGAYFHQDWDLEADDWQRIVDNFVNADPVAGP; encoded by the coding sequence ATGAACGAGGGCTCGATTTCGACTGAGTTAGCCCAATTCTTCGGCGCATACTTCCACCAGGATTGGGACCTGGAAGCTGACGACTGGCAAAGGATAGTCGACAATTTCGTTAACGCGGACCCTGTCGCCGGGCCTTGA